Genomic window (Euleptes europaea isolate rEulEur1 chromosome 8, rEulEur1.hap1, whole genome shotgun sequence):
CTTTTCGTGCTTCTTGGTTAATTCCCCTCTTTCGAGCTGCAGGCTGACGCTGCTGTTTGTCCCCTTGGCCTTTTGCTGGTTCTCCTGGGAGAGCTGTTGCACAGCCTGCTGAATGGCGGTGTGCACAATCTGCTTGCTGGCATGCTGAAGCTTTGCTTCTTCATATTCGTTTCCAGATTGATCCCCAGCTAGGAAAGAGGAGGAGAATACTTGAATTCAAAACAGATTTCATACTTCAAAGTGGATTTTACGTTCCCCTCCCTTTCAAAGCTAAGAGCGATTTGCTTTGTAGAAGGAAGTGCCCATGAGagtttgggggttaccgcattatttattcccagcgatgtattaagagtttgaaaatgttataaaaagcatcgctttaaaagggtttttggatgccacagctaaaaaatggttggaagatgtcttcacagctaaaggggccaaacaaagtgccaacagtattttttataacagtttcaaactcttaatgcatcggtgggaatacatagaaagtgcgaacagtattttttataacattttctaactcttaatacattgctgggaatacataatgtggtaacacCCTTTGACAGTTTAAGCAGCTCTCAATCCTAAATCCCAATCCAAACCAAACACCCTCCATTCAAAGGATGTaagtctatttaggattgcatcatTAGAAAAGATGGACTGTCAATTAGATTAATCAAGAAGGATTGAACCCCGATGATGATGCCTTCCTTTTCTATGTGACTTTTAATTTTTACCCTGTTCTTCAAAGCTGAGTTCAGCTCTTCTATCTGTACTGGTGAGATATATTCAAACTGTTTCACATACCTCATTGGGAGTCCTGTAAGAATGGGATGTATCTCCCTCCCTCTACATTAGACTGAATCAAAACAGCAGTTGGCTTAACCAGATCTAGCGGGTGTGTTCAAAGGTTGTCCTCCCTTCCCTACTGAAATGAAGCCTAACCATGTTTAATGAGTATAAAGGCATATTCTTCTCTTTATCATATCTTCCATCTCCCTCCCTCTGTTGCCTCCTTTTAGTCAAATTTTAATCCATCGGTTCCTTGTCTTTTGTACTTTGCAAAATGCCACACACACTGATATAGCTGTATAATATGGAATAAAAGCAGATCTGATGGTGAGATCCATGCCTCATTGGTATTCTCAAGTTTCTAGCCATAGTATATTCAGGGACATAATATATTCAGGGAGAGTGTTT
Coding sequences:
- the AKAIN1 gene encoding A-kinase anchor protein inhibitor 1, which encodes MVFAPAGDQSGNEYEEAKLQHASKQIVHTAIQQAVQQLSQENQQKAKGTNSSVSLQLERGELTKKHEKK